A window from Corynebacterium accolens encodes these proteins:
- a CDS encoding TIGR00730 family Rossman fold protein yields MRSVAXYCGSAXGNXPAYSAAAQHLGGELARRGLNLVYGGGNIGLMREVANSCLQAGGTVTGVMPQSLVDLEISHPGLTRLEVVDSMAERKTRMEQLADAFICLPGGVGTLEEVTEVLTQQQLGSIRGPVGLVDVEGFWQPFYDMYAAMAEAGFILPRFVKALFIEENPAAVLDGFAQWHYPGTKWNND; encoded by the coding sequence ATGAGATCAGTAGCGKTTTATTGCGGCTCTGCCGKGGGCAATYCGCCCGCCTATAGCGCAGCGGCACAACACTTGGGCGGCGAGCTTGCCCGTCGCGGGCTGAACTTGGTCTATGGCGGCGGAAATATCGGCCTCATGCGCGAGGTGGCCAATTCCTGCCTGCAGGCTGGCGGCACCGTCACTGGCGTCATGCCGCAATCCTTGGTGGATTTAGAGATTTCCCATCCAGGTTTGACCCGCCTCGAGGTAGTGGATTCTATGGCCGAGCGGAAAACCCGGATGGAGCAGCTGGCGGACGCCTTTATCTGTTTGCCCGGCGGCGTGGGCACGTTGGAGGAAGTAACAGAGGTACTGACCCAACAACAGCTGGGCAGCATTCGCGGGCCCGTTGGCTTGGTTGACGTGGAGGGCTTTTGGCAGCCCTTTTATGACATGTATGCCGCCATGGCCGAGGCGGGCTTCATCCTGCCCCGCTTTGTAAAAGCGCTGTTCATAGAGGAAAATCCCGCGGCCGTGCTGGATGGTTTTGCCCAGTGGCACTACCCAGGCACGAAGTGGAACAACGATTAG
- a CDS encoding DUF885 domain-containing protein, with amino-acid sequence MSSEQTAKRQPSLLDASCDNFVHDLAELSPTDATAWGIDGFEGELQDFSPDYFEAVADRTRDMVADLDALDDTTDESDDEDDFDDVDYVTAAVLRDRLCLDLDLHHHGEDIRSLNNIASPVQTIRDSLLLMPQETQEDREAIRSRLSKVKGSLDGYRESLKEAASHGMVAPHRQISEVIVQCERLADADSMLEGLGLAPDSAEVKNAKEAFGEFSDWLSNDLQPQSSNKDAVGRERYERFSKLFVGDSVDLDEAYEWGLDQVRYLRGEQEKIAHELYGPECSVRSAMRKLNHEERYTLRGTDALVEWIQSKADAVIAELNGKEFDIPEEVEEIECRIDPAGTGGIFYTPPSDDFSRPGRMWWSVPEGQDTFHTWQELTTVHHEGVPGHHLQLGSALVQEDLNLWRRAVTWNSGHGEGWALYAEQLMAELGYMDDPGVRMGLLDAQRLRAARVVVDIGLHLGKKLPDCTVSGAWDKAHVKTYMRENTAMDDANLNFEVNRYLGWPGQAPSYALGQRLWQETRAAAEEQDMSAREFHSEALALGSVPMSVLREAVLNN; translated from the coding sequence ATGAGTTCTGAGCAGACCGCTAAGCGCCAGCCCTCTCTACTGGACGCTTCGTGCGATAACTTCGTTCACGACCTAGCCGAACTATCCCCAACAGATGCAACCGCGTGGGGCATTGACGGTTTTGAAGGCGAATTGCAGGATTTTTCCCCCGATTATTTTGAGGCTGTCGCTGATCGCACCCGCGATATGGTTGCGGATCTGGATGCCTTGGATGACACCACCGATGAATCCGATGATGAGGATGACTTTGATGACGTGGATTATGTCACCGCCGCCGTCTTGCGGGATCGTCTCTGCTTAGATCTGGATTTGCACCACCACGGCGAGGATATTCGCAGCCTTAATAATATTGCCTCGCCCGTGCAGACCATCCGGGATTCCCTGCTGCTTATGCCGCAGGAGACCCAGGAGGACCGCGAGGCCATTCGCTCCCGTCTGTCCAAGGTCAAGGGCTCCCTCGATGGCTACCGCGAGTCCCTGAAGGAAGCGGCCTCCCACGGCATGGTGGCACCGCACCGCCAGATCTCTGAGGTCATTGTGCAGTGCGAGCGGCTTGCCGATGCCGATTCCATGCTCGAGGGCCTCGGCCTCGCCCCCGACTCCGCCGAGGTGAAGAATGCCAAGGAGGCCTTTGGCGAGTTCTCGGATTGGCTGTCTAATGATCTGCAGCCGCAGTCCTCTAATAAGGACGCGGTGGGCCGCGAGCGCTACGAGCGCTTTTCCAAGCTTTTCGTTGGCGATTCCGTGGACTTGGACGAGGCCTATGAATGGGGCCTTGACCAGGTGCGCTACCTGCGCGGGGAACAGGAAAAGATCGCGCACGAGCTTTATGGCCCGGAGTGCTCGGTGCGCTCTGCCATGCGCAAGCTGAACCACGAGGAGCGCTATACCCTGCGCGGTACTGATGCCTTGGTGGAGTGGATACAGAGCAAGGCCGATGCGGTCATCGCCGAGCTCAACGGCAAGGAATTCGACATTCCGGAAGAAGTCGAAGAGATCGAGTGCCGCATCGACCCAGCGGGTACCGGTGGCATCTTCTACACCCCGCCGAGCGATGACTTCTCGCGCCCGGGCCGCATGTGGTGGTCCGTGCCGGAGGGCCAAGACACCTTCCACACCTGGCAGGAGCTGACCACCGTGCACCATGAGGGCGTACCGGGCCACCACCTGCAGCTGGGTTCTGCCCTGGTACAAGAGGATCTGAACCTGTGGCGCCGCGCGGTGACCTGGAACTCCGGCCACGGCGAGGGCTGGGCCCTATACGCCGAGCAGCTCATGGCCGAGCTGGGTTACATGGACGATCCTGGCGTGCGGATGGGGCTGCTCGATGCCCAGCGCCTGCGCGCGGCCCGCGTCGTGGTGGACATCGGATTGCACCTGGGCAAGAAGCTACCGGACTGCACCGTATCCGGCGCGTGGGATAAGGCCCACGTGAAGACCTACATGCGCGAAAACACCGCCATGGATGATGCGAACCTCAACTTTGAGGTCAACCGCTACCTGGGTTGGCCGGGCCAGGCCCCGTCCTATGCCTTGGGCCAGCGCCTGTGGCAAGAAACCCGCGCCGCCGCCGAGGAGCAGGACATGAGCGCCCGCGAATTCCACTCCGAGGCCTTGGCTCTTGGCTCGGTGCCCATGTCGGTGCTGCGCGAGGCCGTGCTAAATAACTAA